TAGTAGAGGTTAGACAGAGGCTAAGGCAGAGAAAGATCTATGAGGAGGCTGATTGGATCAGAGAGCAGCTTATGAGGCTGGGTGTGAAGCTCATGGATACAAAGGATAAAACTATGTGGGTTTATACTTCCTAGTCCTCCCCTCCTTAGTATTCCTCAGGGATCTCTCCACCTCTTCCTCCAGCCTGCTACCTATATCTAGATCCGGTGGAAGTGGGTCGCTGGAGAGGATGTTCTTCTCCCTAAGGAATTCAACCATATATCGAATATCTATGGAATCGATTTTAATGGGATCTATATGACCCCCCATCTTAGACCTCAGCCATGCTATGAATTCATCCAGAAGCCCTGCCTCTGTTATCATTGACACTAAATCTTCCCTTACAAGTCTCTTGAGATCCTCGCCAGACAATCCAAACACGCTCAGATTAAAAATAGGATTACGATGGATATATAGATTTTCACACATTATTACGGGAAGAGCATTGAGATCAATATTAGAGTGAAGCCCAGCAGAAACATTACCAGCCCAAAATAGTGGGGCTTTAACCTAAGAGCGAAAACACCAAACTTATATATCCCATATATGGTATAGGATATCACAACAGCACCAACAATGAACAACCCGATCATAAAGACAACACCCTTAGCGCTTGACAAAGTTTCTAAAGCCGTTCCCAGAATCGCCTCAACACCTGGGGGTAGGGCCATATTACTACACCGATAATCTCCTCTATATGAGATCTATATATAAACTCACACCCATATATCTAAATAGTGAGATGATGAGGGTTAAAAGCGGCGATAGATGAGCTAGCCCAGCTGGCTGACAGCTAGGATCTCTACGAGAAATCGATCTTCAATGCCTAAGAGGTTAAAGTTATATATGGAGCTTAGATTCCATCGAGCCTGATCTCTAGTTCCAAGCCCTCTACCTTCAACCTTACAGCTAAAGCCTCGTCCTTCTAGGGCGTAGGGGAGGGCAGTAACTTTTGGCGGGGCTTTTCATCGTTCATTATCTTTGACCTCTGCTTATTCAAGTTAACCCAGATTTTGGTTCTTCATTTCCACCGCATTATAGACCCTTATAAATGTTATGGTTAGGGATTTCATATAAATCACTATATATTAATACGAATCATAGATAGCAGGCAGAGGCTAGAGTTTTACTCGTACTCTCTCCAAACATGGCCGCATTTAACGCATTTGTAGAACCTGGTTGGAGGCTCATCGGCTCTTCTAGTCTGTAGGAACCAATATTCGGCCTCGTCATTGCCGCACTTGGGGCATCTAACATCCCTTGTTCTAGGTAAAGCCGTTCTAGGCTTATCGCTATCCAGCACTATTATCTTCTCACTTGGGTTGCGCTTAACCTTTGTTGAAGCTACGATTACGCTTTTGCTATTCTCAATTGTCTTTGTATAGCCACATCTAGGGCATCTAAGGCTGCCTGATTTCTCAGGCATCATTATGGATCCGCATTGTGGACAAAACATGTAGCTCATATCCATCACACCTCCTCTATATATTTGTCTTTATCCTACATCTTACAATATTATACACCCTATATTCGAATATAAGCTTTATCCCCTGAAGTAATTAGGATCTAACGATCAGTATCTTCGAAGCGCTTTTCACATATAGAAACTCAACTCTTTAGGGTGGTAGGGAGTTATCTTATATCATAAGGTTTAACATAGCTGGATATGTTAAAAACAGCTACCTTATTTAATACATCTATTCAATATAACAGCTAGATTATCTTCCTCTCTCTCAGAAGGGCTATAAATGTTCTCATCCATTCTGGCTCATCAGGTGGGTATCTTGCTGATACCATGTTCCCATCTACCACAGCTGGAGCGTCTATCCATATTCCGCCTGCAGCTATAACATCATCCTTTATGCCCCACCAGCTTGTAAGCCTTCTACCCCTCACTACTCCAGCACTTATAAGCACCTGTGGGCCGTGGCATATTACTGCTACGGGTTTATCCTCTTTGAAGAAGCTTCTCACAATCTCTAATGCCTCGGGCTCTAGCCTAACCCTCTCCGGAGCCCTTCCCCCGGGTATTACTAGTATGTCAAAGCTCTGTTTCAATGCTTCTCTGAATGATAGGCTGGCCCTTACCTTATATCCGTTCTTCCCGGTTATATCTCCTTGCTGGGGGGCTGCGATGATTGTTTCGATTCCAAGTTCCTGGAGTCTATAGTATGGGTAGAAGAGCTCTAGATCCTCGAACCCATCGGCGGTTATTATTAGAGCTCTAACCATTTAACCTCACCTCAGACATGCATGCTTCGAAGCTATTAAGCTTTAGCAATGATGCATTAGGGCTTATAGAACTGTCGCAGGGTTTTTACTCAACATGCTATTTATTAAATATGGAGCTTCCATGGAGAACCCTATATTCTACGTTGAGAAGATAGTATGGCTCTTGAAGAGGGGGGAGGTGGAGGAGCAAGCTATAAGAAGGGCTGGGGAGCTCATGGGCATGCCGACTAAGAGAGCCGATGTTCTGAGGGCTAGATATTCTGAGGTGTTCTCCAGGTTTGTTGAGAAGAGGTGTTGCAATGCTAACCCCCAATATAGTGTGTGTATCTATTCCTGGAATAGAAGGAGGGCATTCAAGGCTTTCCCAGTATCGATGTATGCGACTGGAACTGTAATTCTATTTAGAGGCGATGAGCCTGTGAAGGTTATGTCTAACCCATTGCCAAAGGCTCTCGACTATTCAGAAGCTCTAGAACATGTATCGCCAAACATAGTCCCGGCGTATGTCTCTGCCAGGGTTGATGGGTGGCAGGTGAATCTATATTTTGACGAGCTGCTAGGTAGATGGGTCTTCTCAACCAGATATGTGCTCCACAACATGTACTTTGTGAGGGGAAGCCTCAACATAGATCCTTATGGAGAGATCAGTAATCCAATAGTATCGCTAGCCGATACGATAGCTTCGAAGCAGGGGCTATATGATATGGTTAGAGGCTATGAGGGGTGGACATTCATCTTCTCCCTCCTAGGCCCTGAGCCAGCTATCACATCCCCTCCTTACCCTATAGCGCCTGACCCCTCTGAATATTCGTTATATCTGGTTGCTGCTAGAAAATCAGATGGAAAGCTGATCAATGGTGCTGAAGCCTCCAAGGAGATAGGCTGGGGTCGATATCCAGAGCCTATAGATGCTAAGAGCTTAGAAGGACTATATAATGAGATAAGAGCCTCACTAAATATAAGATCCCTCATAGCATGGATACCGAGTAACATCCAATCAGAAGATCCTATGCTTGTCGAGATACCCTCCCAATATTACTACGATGCTATGATGGTTAAACATCTAAACGATGCTAAGTCAGCCCTGATCCTATGTTCTGAAGAACTATGTGATCATCTGAAGAAGATC
This is a stretch of genomic DNA from Sulfolobales archaeon. It encodes these proteins:
- a CDS encoding transcription factor S, which translates into the protein MSYMFCPQCGSIMMPEKSGSLRCPRCGYTKTIENSKSVIVASTKVKRNPSEKIIVLDSDKPRTALPRTRDVRCPKCGNDEAEYWFLQTRRADEPPTRFYKCVKCGHVWREYE
- a CDS encoding type 1 glutamine amidotransferase domain-containing protein, whose translation is MVRALIITADGFEDLELFYPYYRLQELGIETIIAAPQQGDITGKNGYKVRASLSFREALKQSFDILVIPGGRAPERVRLEPEALEIVRSFFKEDKPVAVICHGPQVLISAGVVRGRRLTSWWGIKDDVIAAGGIWIDAPAVVDGNMVSARYPPDEPEWMRTFIALLRERKII